From Halotia branconii CENA392, the proteins below share one genomic window:
- a CDS encoding helix-turn-helix domain-containing protein: MAGGESQTPVSLSDRELQIIDLVAAGLTNQDIAGKLEISKRTVDNHISNILTKTQTENRVALVRWALQWGKVCLNDVNCCTLPNQTD; this comes from the coding sequence ATGGCTGGTGGCGAGTCTCAGACCCCTGTTAGTCTGTCAGACAGAGAACTGCAAATTATCGATTTAGTGGCCGCTGGCTTAACTAACCAAGATATTGCAGGGAAACTGGAAATTAGCAAGCGAACAGTTGATAACCATATCAGCAACATTCTCACCAAAACTCAGACGGAAAATCGAGTGGCTCTTGTCCGCTGGGCTTTGCAGTGGGGAAAAGTTTGCTTGAATGATGTCAATTGCTGTACTTTACCTAACCAGACTGATTAG
- a CDS encoding glycosyltransferase, which translates to MRKLYFLLPGTDGKFACGGLWAELKTVHLVQQICSAEVVTYRQREQDKLFLDDLLKQPKLDDVIFVISWGFDIAKLVTKLKSYNVVYHAHSTGYKFQIPASIPIMAVSRNTMGYWGQQSPNSLIYYLPNQISNEFQNFHLERDIDVLVQARKSSEYLIKELIPSLQQQCQVCVVESYVEDLPGLFNRAKVYLYDSAEYWAQQRVSEGFGLQPMEALACGCQVFSSVNGGLSDYLDPGFNCYKIAGYSQEYDIQRIMKLLNHPTSLGLSEEFFVEHRTENIIQRLQVILDQLNDFFDHKAHHPNNIKGLSRRRIVKLLTQRIFGKLKKKYF; encoded by the coding sequence ATGAGAAAGCTTTACTTTTTACTGCCAGGAACTGACGGTAAATTTGCTTGTGGTGGTCTGTGGGCAGAGTTAAAAACAGTGCATCTCGTTCAACAGATATGTAGTGCTGAAGTGGTGACTTATCGTCAACGAGAACAAGACAAGCTTTTTCTAGATGATTTGCTCAAGCAGCCAAAATTAGATGATGTAATTTTTGTGATTAGCTGGGGATTTGATATTGCTAAGCTTGTTACAAAACTCAAATCCTATAATGTTGTTTATCATGCCCACAGTACGGGTTACAAATTCCAAATTCCTGCAAGTATTCCGATCATGGCTGTGAGCCGTAATACGATGGGATATTGGGGGCAACAGTCTCCTAACTCTTTGATTTATTATTTACCTAATCAGATTAGTAACGAATTTCAAAATTTTCATTTAGAACGAGATATTGATGTTTTGGTGCAAGCACGGAAATCTTCTGAGTATTTAATTAAAGAATTGATTCCATCATTGCAGCAGCAATGTCAAGTATGTGTAGTCGAGTCTTACGTAGAGGATTTACCTGGACTATTTAATCGAGCTAAAGTTTACCTCTATGACTCTGCTGAATATTGGGCGCAACAGCGTGTGAGTGAAGGTTTTGGGCTGCAACCAATGGAAGCTTTAGCCTGTGGATGTCAAGTCTTCTCTAGTGTGAATGGTGGACTCTCAGATTACTTAGATCCGGGATTTAATTGTTATAAAATTGCTGGATATTCTCAAGAGTATGATATTCAAAGAATCATGAAATTACTAAATCATCCTACATCACTAGGTTTATCTGAAGAGTTTTTTGTAGAGCATCGGACTGAAAATATTATTCAGCGTTTGCAAGTAATTTTAGATCAACTCAACGATTTTTTTGACCACAAAGCTCATCATCCTAACAATATTAAAGGTTTATCCAGAAGACGTATAGTAAAATTACTTACTCAAAGGATATTTGGAAAGTTAAAGAAGAAATATTTCTAG
- a CDS encoding carbohydrate kinase family protein translates to MSNPRVLCLGEILFDCLADQLGLKLEEVKSWTPYPGGAPANVACGLVKLGTPTGFIGAVGEDEPGNALIKLLQEVGVDTTGVQRHPTAPTRQVYVVRDLAGDRTFAGFGQYDTAEFADTHLQAKQMPDSLFQEADFLVLGTLELAYPDSEQATHRALELAGKYDLKIVLDVNWRPVFWQDANIARQKIQEIFKQVDFLKLSKEEAEWLFDTADPGAITYRLSSVEGVLITDGENGCGYCLGENEGTLPSFSIPVVDTTGAGDSFLAGFIHQLGQHGINKLKDAETAKRIVTYASAVGALTTIKPGAIASQPTPAEVETFLASHQP, encoded by the coding sequence ATGAGCAATCCCCGTGTTTTGTGCCTCGGTGAAATTTTGTTTGATTGTTTAGCCGATCAACTAGGTCTAAAGCTAGAAGAAGTAAAATCCTGGACTCCTTATCCAGGGGGCGCACCAGCTAACGTAGCTTGTGGTTTAGTGAAGTTGGGAACCCCAACAGGATTTATTGGAGCTGTTGGTGAAGATGAACCAGGAAATGCACTGATAAAATTATTACAAGAAGTAGGTGTAGATACAACTGGGGTGCAACGCCATCCTACAGCACCAACGCGGCAGGTTTATGTAGTGCGAGATCTAGCAGGCGATCGCACTTTTGCCGGATTCGGTCAGTATGACACCGCCGAATTTGCCGATACTCACCTGCAAGCCAAGCAAATGCCAGATTCGCTATTTCAAGAAGCAGATTTTCTAGTTTTGGGTACTTTGGAATTAGCCTATCCTGACAGTGAACAGGCAACTCACCGCGCTTTAGAGCTAGCAGGAAAATATGACCTTAAAATTGTCCTAGATGTCAACTGGCGACCTGTATTTTGGCAAGATGCCAATATCGCTCGGCAAAAAATTCAGGAAATATTTAAGCAAGTAGATTTCCTCAAACTCTCCAAAGAAGAGGCGGAATGGCTTTTTGATACCGCAGATCCAGGAGCGATCACTTATCGCCTATCTTCAGTTGAGGGAGTCTTGATTACAGATGGAGAAAACGGTTGCGGCTATTGTTTGGGTGAAAACGAAGGCACATTACCTTCTTTTTCTATCCCTGTAGTTGATACAACCGGTGCTGGAGATAGTTTCTTAGCAGGTTTCATCCACCAGTTAGGGCAACATGGTATCAACAAATTAAAGGATGCAGAAACAGCAAAACGTATTGTCACATACGCTAGTGCTGTCGGGGCGCTAACTACCATTAAACCAGGAGCGATCGCCTCTCAACCAACCCCTGCCGAAGTTGAAACTTTTTTAGCATCTCATCAACCGTAG
- a CDS encoding DUF6391 domain-containing protein, translating into MNTSASVKGGLPSFDFFSFDLTIPLSWQVTSQDNLISDFPQSTQDAELLKQLSFIPGLKEMITLRQVHALEHATVWVLSESKIAHPPTVRPPKIQVDDELLSGLSTEQGFYLYGEVNISDLRRAVTLGLHRLTSGEWDLAVHPRCGTNLSVAMLLTAGLAVGVHLLLPFRPIEQLIGLGLAATTAAEISADLGSIAQRYVTTAIPFNLRIENITRTSDSWGREAHFVKVNWQD; encoded by the coding sequence ATGAATACTTCTGCTTCTGTTAAAGGTGGCTTGCCTTCCTTTGACTTTTTTAGTTTCGATTTGACAATACCTTTGTCTTGGCAAGTAACCAGTCAAGACAATTTGATTTCTGACTTTCCGCAATCTACGCAAGATGCGGAGTTACTCAAGCAGCTGTCATTTATTCCAGGGTTGAAAGAAATGATCACGCTGCGGCAGGTTCATGCCTTAGAACATGCTACTGTTTGGGTTCTCAGCGAATCAAAAATTGCCCATCCCCCCACGGTCAGACCCCCCAAGATTCAAGTTGATGACGAATTATTAAGTGGATTGTCTACAGAGCAGGGATTTTACCTTTATGGTGAAGTGAATATTAGCGATTTGCGACGTGCCGTTACCCTAGGTTTACATCGTCTTACCAGTGGTGAATGGGATTTAGCTGTACATCCTCGTTGTGGTACAAACTTATCGGTGGCGATGCTGTTGACCGCTGGACTAGCTGTGGGTGTGCATCTTTTGTTACCATTTCGACCGATTGAGCAATTAATCGGTTTGGGATTAGCAGCTACGACAGCAGCGGAAATTTCAGCAGATTTAGGTTCTATAGCACAACGTTATGTAACTACTGCCATTCCTTTTAACCTGAGAATTGAGAATATTACTCGCACATCTGACAGTTGGGGACGTGAGGCGCACTTTGTCAAGGTGAACTGGCAAGATTGA